Proteins from a genomic interval of Rhodococcus rhodochrous:
- a CDS encoding dTMP kinase, which yields MGDLIVVEGLDGAGKRTLSAGLVETWREAGRKVATLAFPRYGQSIHADLGAEALRGQHGDTASSVEAMALLWALDRRDAADELRKLLADNDIVLLDRYVASNAAYTAARRNQGATGPAVEWIRRLEFERFGLPVPDLQVLLRVPVALAAERARNRAATEADRDRDAYERDAGLQHRTGEVYDELAQQQWMSPWEVAGPQTSPRQLAVDISNLLHDGEGVTR from the coding sequence ATGGGTGATCTGATCGTCGTCGAGGGTCTCGACGGGGCCGGCAAGCGGACGTTGTCCGCCGGTCTCGTCGAGACCTGGCGCGAGGCCGGACGGAAGGTCGCGACGCTGGCCTTCCCGCGGTACGGGCAGTCGATCCACGCCGATCTGGGCGCGGAGGCGTTGCGCGGGCAGCACGGCGACACCGCCTCGAGCGTCGAGGCGATGGCGTTGCTGTGGGCGCTCGACCGACGCGATGCTGCCGACGAGCTGCGGAAGCTGCTCGCCGACAACGACATCGTGCTGCTCGACCGGTACGTCGCGTCCAACGCCGCGTACACCGCGGCGCGCCGGAACCAGGGCGCGACCGGCCCGGCGGTGGAGTGGATCCGCCGTCTCGAGTTCGAACGGTTCGGGCTCCCGGTGCCCGATCTGCAGGTGCTTCTCCGCGTTCCGGTCGCCCTCGCCGCGGAGCGTGCCCGTAACCGCGCCGCGACCGAGGCCGACCGCGATCGCGACGCCTACGAGCGCGATGCCGGCCTGCAACACCGCACCGGCGAGGTGTACGACGAGCTCGCGCAGCAGCAGTGGATGTCTCCGTGGGAGGTCGCAGGCCCGCAGACCTCCCCGCGACAACTCGCCGTTGACATCTCAAATCTGCTTCACGACGGTGAAGGGGTGACACGATAG
- the ahcY gene encoding adenosylhomocysteinase — protein sequence MSDTTLVADRVNGLDFKVADLSLAEFGRKEIRLAEHEMPGLMALRREYAEVQPLKGARISGSLHMTVQTAVLIETLVSLGAQVRWASCNIFSTQDHAAAAVVVGPHGTPEEPKGVPVFAWKGETLEEYWWAAEQMLTWPGEPANMILDDGGDATMLVLKGAQFEKAGVVPPIDEEQDSAEYKVFLELLRRSLAADSKKWTTVAESVKGVTEETTTGVLRLYQLSAAGELAFPAINVNDSVTKSKFDNKYGTRHSLLDGINRGTDVLIGGKAALVCGYGDVGKGCAEALRGQGARVSVTEVDPINALQAMMDGYDVVTVEDFIGQADIVITATGNKDIITFEHMKAMKHQAILGNIGHFDNEIDMAGLERAADVTRINIKPQVDEFTFADGHSIIVLSEGRLLNLGNATGHPSFVMSNSFANQVIAQIELWTKPDEYDNEVYRLPKHLDEKVAKIHVEALGGQITKLTKEQAEYIGVDVEGPYKPEHYRY from the coding sequence GTGTCTGACACCACGCTCGTAGCCGACCGGGTCAACGGTCTCGATTTCAAGGTCGCCGATCTGTCCCTCGCCGAGTTCGGGCGCAAGGAGATCCGGCTCGCCGAACACGAGATGCCGGGCCTGATGGCGCTGCGTCGCGAGTACGCGGAAGTGCAGCCGCTGAAGGGCGCACGGATCTCCGGCTCGCTGCACATGACGGTCCAGACCGCTGTGCTCATCGAAACGCTCGTCTCCCTCGGCGCGCAGGTGCGCTGGGCGTCGTGCAACATCTTCTCCACCCAGGACCACGCCGCCGCGGCCGTCGTCGTCGGCCCGCACGGCACCCCCGAAGAGCCCAAGGGCGTCCCGGTCTTCGCCTGGAAGGGCGAGACCCTCGAGGAGTACTGGTGGGCGGCCGAGCAGATGCTCACCTGGCCCGGCGAACCCGCCAACATGATCCTCGACGACGGCGGCGACGCCACGATGCTCGTGCTCAAGGGCGCCCAGTTCGAGAAGGCCGGCGTCGTCCCGCCGATCGACGAGGAGCAGGACTCCGCCGAGTACAAGGTCTTCCTCGAGCTGCTGCGCCGCTCGCTCGCGGCCGACTCGAAGAAGTGGACCACCGTCGCCGAGTCCGTCAAGGGCGTCACGGAGGAGACCACCACGGGCGTCCTGCGCCTGTACCAGCTCTCCGCAGCCGGCGAGCTCGCGTTCCCCGCGATCAACGTCAACGACTCGGTCACCAAGAGCAAGTTCGACAACAAGTACGGCACCCGGCACTCGCTGCTCGACGGCATCAACCGCGGCACCGACGTCCTCATCGGCGGCAAGGCCGCGCTCGTGTGCGGCTACGGCGACGTCGGCAAGGGCTGCGCCGAGGCCCTGCGCGGCCAGGGCGCACGCGTCTCGGTCACCGAGGTCGACCCGATCAACGCCCTGCAGGCCATGATGGACGGCTACGACGTCGTGACGGTCGAGGACTTCATCGGCCAGGCCGACATCGTCATCACTGCGACCGGCAACAAGGACATCATCACCTTCGAGCACATGAAGGCGATGAAGCACCAGGCCATCCTCGGCAACATCGGCCACTTCGACAACGAGATCGACATGGCCGGCCTCGAGCGGGCCGCCGACGTCACGCGGATCAACATCAAGCCGCAGGTCGACGAGTTCACCTTCGCCGACGGCCATTCGATCATCGTCCTGTCGGAGGGCCGCCTGCTCAACCTGGGCAACGCCACGGGCCACCCCTCCTTCGTGATGAGCAACTCGTTCGCCAACCAGGTGATCGCCCAGATCGAGCTGTGGACCAAGCCCGACGAGTACGACAACGAGGTCTACCGCCTGCCCAAGCACCTCGACGAGAAGGTCGCGAAGATCCACGTCGAGGCGCTCGGTGGACAGATCACGAAGCTGACCAAGGAGCAGGCCGAGTACATCGGTGTCGACGTCGAGGGCCCGTACAAGCCCGAGCACTACCGGTACTGA
- a CDS encoding TetR/AcrR family transcriptional regulator, with product MSNARVPFHEASRVLLRSTILDAMRELLHERDWSAVTMSDVARAAGISRQTLYKEFSSRQGLAQGYALRLVDEFVDAVADSVYAHVGDARAALVDGFTFFFEASAADPLVQSLLSGEAKPDLLRLITTDAAPILERGAGRLTETFHHSWIAASESDAGILARAVVRVALSFVSMPPASGRDVAADLADLLVPFVERAAVRG from the coding sequence ATGTCGAACGCGCGGGTTCCCTTCCACGAGGCAAGTCGGGTGCTGCTGCGCTCGACGATCCTCGACGCCATGCGCGAGCTGCTGCACGAACGCGACTGGTCGGCCGTCACCATGAGCGACGTCGCCCGGGCTGCCGGCATCAGCCGGCAGACCCTGTACAAGGAGTTCTCCTCCCGGCAGGGGCTCGCCCAGGGCTATGCGCTGCGTCTGGTCGACGAGTTCGTCGACGCCGTGGCCGATTCGGTGTACGCCCACGTCGGCGACGCGCGGGCCGCGCTCGTGGACGGATTCACCTTCTTCTTCGAGGCGTCCGCCGCCGACCCCCTGGTGCAGTCGCTGCTGAGCGGGGAGGCCAAACCCGACCTGCTGCGGTTGATCACGACCGACGCCGCCCCCATCCTCGAACGGGGCGCGGGTCGCCTCACGGAGACCTTCCACCACAGCTGGATCGCGGCGTCCGAGTCCGACGCCGGGATCCTCGCGCGCGCTGTCGTGCGGGTCGCGCTGAGCTTCGTCTCGATGCCCCCGGCCTCGGGGCGTGATGTCGCCGCCGACCTCGCCGATCTGCTCGTGCCGTTCGTCGAACGGGCCGCCGTACGCGGTTGA
- a CDS encoding rubredoxin, whose translation MSTDYRLFRCLVCGFEYDEAEGWPDEGIGPGTRWEDIPDDWSCPDCGAAKADFEMVEIVRR comes from the coding sequence GTGAGTACCGACTACCGTCTGTTCCGTTGTCTCGTCTGCGGATTCGAATACGACGAGGCCGAAGGGTGGCCCGACGAGGGCATCGGACCCGGCACCCGATGGGAGGACATCCCCGACGACTGGTCGTGCCCGGACTGCGGCGCCGCCAAGGCCGACTTCGAGATGGTCGAGATCGTCCGCCGGTGA
- a CDS encoding rubredoxin yields MASYRCPVCEFVYDETAGVPREGFPAGTPWSDVPDDWPCPDCGVREKTDFEEHTP; encoded by the coding sequence GTGGCGTCCTACCGCTGTCCCGTCTGCGAGTTCGTGTACGACGAGACCGCCGGCGTTCCCCGCGAGGGCTTTCCGGCCGGCACCCCGTGGTCCGACGTACCCGACGACTGGCCGTGTCCCGACTGCGGAGTCCGGGAGAAGACCGATTTCGAGGAGCACACCCCGTGA